The nucleotide window GGCGCGGAACTTGTTCAGGGCACCGAGACGAGCAGACTGCGAGAGGCCACCGTGTAGAGGGATGGCACCCATACCGAGGGTGCGGAGCAGGATCGCAATGCGCTGGGTTTCTAGCACGGTTctggtgaagatgatgatggtctgGCCGGCGAACTCGTTGCAGAGGTAGACCAGGTAGGTGTCCTTGTGCATGTGCGGGATGAAGACGTAGTTGGACTTGAGCGTCGAGACGGTCGCGTACTTGTTGGAGGATACGCTGACCTTGAGGGGGTCCCGCAACGAGGCGCGCTGCAAAGACTCGACCTTGCTGGACATGGTGGCGGAGAAGAGGAACGTCCGGCGCTCGCGGGGAAGGAACTTGAGAATCTTTTCGAGAATTGGGCCGAAATCCATGTCGAGCAGACGGTCGGCTTCGTCCATGACCAGGTACTGCATGGAACGCAGACTGAAGCCCTTGGTCTTCTCCAGGTGGTCGAGTAGTCTACCGGGAGTCGCAACAATAACGTGGGGCTTCTTGCCGAGAGCAATTGCCTGTGTTACCATGTCCATACCACCCAAAATCAGAGCGCATCTTAGCGAGATCAAGCTACCGAGCGCTTCGAAGGCTTGGGCGATCTGGGCTGCAAGTTCTCTTGTGGGCGCAAGGACGAGGGCGAACAGAGGGGCCGGCTTGTCGAGGAGCGCTTGTAGGATGGGGAGGGCAAAGGCTGCTGTTTTTCCGGAACCAGTCTCGGCAATACCAATGATATCGCGGTTTTGAAGGGCGAGGGGAATCGACTGTTCTTGAATGGGAGTCGGGTTCTTGTATCCGAGTCGTTCGCAAGCTTCGCAGAGGGCGTCGACGATTCCCTGTGTAGGACATAGGTTAGCACCGcttctttacttttttttcggTACAGCACTGGCATGGACCAGCATAGTTGACAAGTGAACATACAAGATCCTTAAAGGTCTTCTTAACagtctcaacctcctcctgtTCAGGGGCAACGTCGAGAGTCACGGAGTCCTCTTCTGTCGAGTTGGTGGCGGGAGTTGACTCCTCTGCTGGCTCTGGCGCATCTTGTTTCTTTTCCGTCTTCTCTGTCTTCTTGGTGCTGGACTTGTCCTTGGTCGACTTATCCTTgaccttcttttctttcttcagcTCCGGTGCAGAAGGAGCAGCCGCCTTTTTGAGGGCACTGGGCTCGTCAGAAGTTTTCCTCCGTTTTGTCGACATGATGGTGGGTGATAGTTATGGTAAATAATGGGAGTGGACCGACGGTGTTCGCTACGAAGGGCGGACTTCCCACTGAACTTTTATGTCACTTTCCATTGATCTTCCCCAAATTTCCAGGCTTATCGGTTGGCGGGTCCTGCACGATAAGCCCCGGCCCCACCGAAATTTTTGTCAGAATGGGCCATTGTCCCAAGCTTCTCCATCAGGGACGCCCCCCCCCAATTGACATTTGCCTGCACAGTTCTGCTTCAGTGTTCGAGTCTGCCAGATCCAGACCTTTAAATcaaatcatcaccaccacctcctccttcttcaccacacacatcaaccaccaaccGACGACCCACCCATACATTCACAATGGCCAGGAAAAGAGTCAAGAAGAGAACCCACGTTGGCGCCAAGAACCCCGTCTCTTCGGCGGCCCTCAACGGCCATGCCGACCGCAAGGACCCCAAGAGCATGGTCATCCGCATTGGCGCCGGCGAAGTAGGAACCAGCATCAGTCAATTGGCCACCGACGTCAGGAGAGTCATGGAGCCCGGTACCGCGACCAGgttgaaggagagaaaggccAACAGACTGCGCGACTACGTTACCATGTGCGGACCGCTAGGCGTCACCCATCTTTTGCTCTTCTCCAGATCCGAGTCCGGAAACACCAACCTCAGACTTGCTATTGCTCCCCGGGGCCCTACATTCAACTTTAGAGTCGACAAGTACTCTCTCGCAAAAGATGTGCGGAGGGCGCAAAGGCATCCCAAGGGTGGTGGCAAGGAGTTCCTCACTCCCCCATTGGTATGTTGTTGTCAACCTACTCTTCTCGTATGGAGCATGCTAACAGTGTAATCTAGTTGGTCATGAACAACTTCACAGATCCCAACGCCGACGCAAACTCCAAGGTCCCCAAGCACCTCGAGTCCATCACGACGACCGCCTTCCAATCCCTCTTCCCTCCCATCAACCCCCAGAGGACCCCTCTCAAGTCGATTCGCAGAGTATTGCTTCTCAACCGTGAGAAGTCGCCCGAAAACGACGGCTCATTCATCATTAACTTCCGTCACTACGCCATCACAACAAAGGCCGTCGGCATGTCCAAGCCCCTCAGGCGGTTGAACGCCGCCGAGAAGCTCATCAAATCCAAGAGCAGGAAAGGCGGCCTCCCGAACCTCGGCAAGCTCCGCGACATTTCAGAGTTCATGATTGGTGGAGAAGATGGCCAAGGCTACATGACGGACGGCACAAGCGGCAGCGAATACGACACCGATGCCGAGATTGAGATTCTAGACCAAGGCCCGAAGAAGGTGAAGAGCGCCAAGGCTCGGGCTGCCATTGCGGCGGTGGAAGctgccgaggaggaagaggagggtcaTGACGACAACGTTGAGCGCAGGGCAGTCAAGCTTGTGGAGCTCGGACCTCGTATGCGGCTACGCATGACCAAGGTCGAGGAGGGTATGTGCTCAGGAAAGGTGCTGTGGCACGAGTACGTGCACAAGACCCAGGAGGAGATTCGGGAGCTCGAGAAGAAGTGGGaacagaagaggagggagaaggaggcgcGCAAAAAGCAGCAGAAGGCGAAcgtggagaagaagaaggccgagaagg belongs to Neurospora crassa OR74A linkage group IV, whole genome shotgun sequence and includes:
- a CDS encoding ATP-dependent rRNA helicase rrp-3 codes for the protein MSTKRRKTSDEPSALKKAAAPSAPELKKEKKVKDKSTKDKSSTKKTEKTEKKQDAPEPAEESTPATNSTEEDSVTLDVAPEQEEVETVKKTFKDLGIVDALCEACERLGYKNPTPIQEQSIPLALQNRDIIGIAETGSGKTAAFALPILQALLDKPAPLFALVLAPTRELAAQIAQAFEALGSLISLRCALILGGMDMVTQAIALGKKPHVIVATPGRLLDHLEKTKGFSLRSMQYLVMDEADRLLDMDFGPILEKILKFLPRERRTFLFSATMSSKVESLQRASLRDPLKVSVSSNKYATVSTLKSNYVFIPHMHKDTYLVYLCNEFAGQTIIIFTRTVLETQRIAILLRTLGMGAIPLHGGLSQSARLGALNKFRAGSREILVATDVAARGLDIPNVDCVINHDLPQDSKTYVHRVGRTARAGKSGHAISIVTQYDLEIWLRIEAALGHKLDEYPLEKDEVMVFKPRVEEAQRHARNEMKSLMENQGKHGGLLKRKRGNGQGGGRDHMDAEEG
- a CDS encoding ribosome biogenesis protein Ssf2 is translated as MARKRVKKRTHVGAKNPVSSAALNGHADRKDPKSMVIRIGAGEVGTSISQLATDVRRVMEPGTATRLKERKANRLRDYVTMCGPLGVTHLLLFSRSESGNTNLRLAIAPRGPTFNFRVDKYSLAKDVRRAQRHPKGGGKEFLTPPLLVMNNFTDPNADANSKVPKHLESITTTAFQSLFPPINPQRTPLKSIRRVLLLNREKSPENDGSFIINFRHYAITTKAVGMSKPLRRLNAAEKLIKSKSRKGGLPNLGKLRDISEFMIGGEDGQGYMTDGTSGSEYDTDAEIEILDQGPKKVKSAKARAAIAAVEAAEEEEEGHDDNVERRAVKLVELGPRMRLRMTKVEEGMCSGKVLWHEYVHKTQEEIRELEKKWEQKRREKEARKKQQKANVEKKKAEKAAHKKATGGKGKDDSDDEDEMDMDDYPYDSDMYDAEDGFDSEGLAGDAEEQANTKMEQDGEWEDEEEEIAQEAQAKGKKKPALK